The following is a genomic window from Opitutus sp. GAS368.
AGGGTCTTGTCGCCGCTCTTCACGATGCGGCCGTCATACATCACGTGGACGAAGTCCGGCACGATGTAGTCGAGCAGGCGCTGGTAATGGGTGATGAGGAGGATGCCGGGCGGGTTGGCGGCGGCACGGATGGAGTTGACGCCCTCGGCGACGATGCGGAGCGCGTCGATGTCGAGGCCGGAGTCGGTCTCGTCCATCAGGGCGATCTTCGGCTCGAGCATGGCCATCTGGAGGATCTCGCAGCGCTTCTTCTCGCCGCCGGAGAAACCGTCGTTGACCGCGCGGGAGGTGAACTTCCGGTCGATCTTCAGGAGGTCCATCTTGCTGTAGAGCTTCTTGTAGTAGCCGGTGGCGTCGAGCTCTTCGCCCTCGGCCATGCGGGCCTGCACGGCGGCGCGGAGGAAGTTGGCGATGGAGACGCCCGGGATCTCGCTCGGGTATTGGAAGGCGAGGAACAGGCCGGAACGGGCACGCTCGTCGGGCTCCATGGCGAGGACGGACTTGCCGTCGAGCAGCACGTCGCCGCCGGTGATGGTGTAATCCGGGTGGCCGGCGATGGCCTTGGCGAGGGTGCTCTTGCCGGTGCCGTTGGGGCCCATGATGGCGTGCACCTCGCCCGGCTTCACCGTCAGGTTGAGGCCCTTGACGATGGGTTTGTCGCCGATGCTGATGTGGAGGTCTTTGATGACGAGTTGGCTCATGTGAGGAAGTGGAAGTGAGAGGGAGGGTGAAAGCGCCTTTGGTGTCATCCTGAACGAAGAGAAGGATCCAGGATGATGTTCGGTGACGGTTGTGTTGCTGGATTCGTCGTTGCGCTCAGAATGACAGGTCGTGCGGATGATGGTTAATTCGCGGCGGCCTTGCCGCGGAAATTCAGCTCGATGCTGCGCGCGTCGAAACCGGCGGGCAAAATCTGGCGCAGGCGGGCGACGAAATCGTCGGGCAGGTCCACGTCGTGGATCTTGCCGGTGTGCTCGTCGTGAAAATGCGCGTGCTCGTGCAGATTCGGGCAGTAGCGGGTCGGAGCGCGCTCGAGGTTGACCTGGCGGACGAGGCCGCCCGAGACGAGCGCCTCGAGGCAGTTGTAGACGGTGGCGAGCGAGATGGTGGGCATCGAGGCCTTTACGCGGGCGAAGATCTCGTCGGCGGTGGGATGGTCGCGTTTTTCCAGGATGACCTTGAGCACGACCTCGCGCTGGGGGGTGGGGCGCACGTCGCAGGCCTTGAGCCGCTCGCACAAGGCCGCGTGGTTGTCGGTGGTGGTGGACATGGTGATGGGGGAACTGGGTAAAACAAAGCAGACGAGACCGGGTTTCAAGTGAGAATTAGAATAATTCTAAATCCAGGTGCAGGTGCCTGCGGCCCTGCAGCTTAAGTTGTCATAAAATCACGCCCGCCAGCACCAGTGCCAAGGTTCGTAGCCGATGCCGTGATGGTTCCTGCGGGGATAGGACAGGTGAAAACCAAAGCGGGCGGCGTGTCGCTTCAACCAGCGGAATTCAGCGGTCCGGGCGAAGTGCTCGTCGAGCTGCAGGTAAACCGGCGAGCCGACATCGATGGCCCGCCCGGTGTGGTGTTCGCTGCAACCGGGCGCCGCGACGAGCCGCAGGATGCCGCCAATGTTTTCGCCCGCGGTGAGTTTCCGGCGGATGATCCGCGCCTGCCGTGCCACGCTGCGGTAACCCGAGAGCGCCAGCAGTTCCACCCCGTCGGCGGCAGCGGCGGCTTGCATCTTCCGCCATGCCGCGGCGGCGCGCGGTGCCAGTCGCACCGGTTTGCCATCGTCCGCCGCCGGGCCGACCGATACCAGCGACCGGGCGACGCGCTGCACCGGCAGGCCGCGCGTCCGCGCATAATCGGCCGGGATGCCGAGAGCGGCCCAGAGTTGTCGCAGGGTCGGTTTCATGATGCGACAGCGCAACGCATCGGCCCGGGCAGGGCAAGCGTGCGCCGGCGGACTGATGGTTCGGCGTCAGACGGAAACCGCCGGCTGGTCGAGCACTTTGCGGATGAGCCGCAGGAGGATCTCCGCGCTGTAGGGCTTGGCCAGAAAGTATTGCCCGTCGTCGCTCGTGGTCCGGGAGGCGTCCCCGCCACCGTCTAGACCGCTGACGGAGATGATCCTGACGGCCGGATTGATGCGCCGGAGCGCCCGGATGGTCGCGGCGCCATCCATGACGGGCATCATCATGTCGGTGAGCACCACGGCAATCTCCCCGGCATGTTTGGTATAGAGGGAGACGGCCGCGGCGCCGTCGCCGGCGGTCAGCACCCGGTAGCCGAAGGCCTGCAGGGTTTTCTGCGTGATATGCCGGATGGAAAACTCGTCATCGACCACCAGCACCAGTTCCCCGTGCCCGCGCGGCAGGTCGGGAGCCAGCGGGTGCGGCGGGGGGCTATTGCCCAAGGCAGGGTCGGCCGGCAGGTAGACGTGGAAGGTCGTGCCGCGGCCGACCTCGCTTTCGACCT
Proteins encoded in this region:
- a CDS encoding Fur family transcriptional regulator, coding for MSTTTDNHAALCERLKACDVRPTPQREVVLKVILEKRDHPTADEIFARVKASMPTISLATVYNCLEALVSGGLVRQVNLERAPTRYCPNLHEHAHFHDEHTGKIHDVDLPDDFVARLRQILPAGFDARSIELNFRGKAAAN
- a CDS encoding M15 family metallopeptidase, producing MKPTLRQLWAALGIPADYARTRGLPVQRVARSLVSVGPAADDGKPVRLAPRAAAAWRKMQAAAAADGVELLALSGYRSVARQARIIRRKLTAGENIGGILRLVAAPGCSEHHTGRAIDVGSPVYLQLDEHFARTAEFRWLKRHAARFGFHLSYPRRNHHGIGYEPWHWCWRA
- the sufC gene encoding Fe-S cluster assembly ATPase SufC, with translation MSQLVIKDLHISIGDKPIVKGLNLTVKPGEVHAIMGPNGTGKSTLAKAIAGHPDYTITGGDVLLDGKSVLAMEPDERARSGLFLAFQYPSEIPGVSIANFLRAAVQARMAEGEELDATGYYKKLYSKMDLLKIDRKFTSRAVNDGFSGGEKKRCEILQMAMLEPKIALMDETDSGLDIDALRIVAEGVNSIRAAANPPGILLITHYQRLLDYIVPDFVHVMYDGRIVKSGDKTLALELEAKGYDWVKQELAAATA